gaagagcGGCGGTCGACGGCCGGCCGGACGGACAGCGGAGAGGAGCGGCAGCTCAGTGCATCATTGATGGGATTCCTGTGCTCGCCCACGGCCCCATTCTCGGACGATCGCAAGCCATAGGAGGGCGTGCAATCGCTCAAACAAagataggtaggtaggtaggtgcGTGTTTGTCCTTTTCGAAGGACCCGgatgaagagaagagaagagaacgCAATTAGATTGCCGACTGTAAttgacacaacacacacagcacCATCTCGACAGCTTTTTCTTGTCTCCTGATAGCGTCAAATTATCTGCCTGGAACCACAGGCAACAAATATTTCCAACAATTTGGATTCAGGTGCTtgttctgttgtttttttgcaaagcaTAACACATTGAGGTCATCTGTTGGTGTGTTTGTTAGCGGCCCCATTTACGCTCGCTTGATTTTTGCCAAACGCATTCTCTCGGACTCACCGCCAGCCAGCAGGTCGCTAGCGAGAAGTGATCGGCAGAAGACGCAGCAGGAGCAGCCATCATGTTCAGCTGGCTGGGAGGCGACGACCGCAGGAAGAAGGAGCCCGAGGTCTTCCAGACAGTCAGcgacggcctgaagaagctcTACAAGACCAAGCTGCTGCCGCTGGAGGAGAGCTACAAGTTCCACGAGTTCCACTCGCCGGCGCTGGAGGATGCCGACTTTGACAACAAGCCCATGGTGCTGCTGGTGGGCCAGTACTCCACGGGCAAGACCAGCTTCATACGGTGAggacgacacacacacaaattcaagTTGATTAGATGAAGCCACATCCAAAAGCACCTTTTCGCTTGCCGTCTCAAGGGGCTTGGGCGACACATGTTTTTCCGCTTTCGACTTGATACGCTTTTGGTGCGGCTCGAGTACAAATCCCGACCGACGAGCCGTGGTGAGATCTAGCGCCTTGTTCTTATCTAGGACCATCTCAAAGCCAAAGGAGGTTCCGTGTTTTGCATTCCATGAGCGAGCTGTCAGCGGCGGCACCGGTGTGTGCGCTTATTGGAAAGATGGGGGCGTCCTGACATCTGTTAACACtttaaagaaacatttttcaatcCAAATTTCCAGCCGCCCCAAGTCACATGCCGCCCCAGGGCAAGATTGCCTCGGAAAAGGGGCCGCTCGCGCTCACCCTCGACAATCTGGAGGCCATTTGCGCTTTTGACGCGCAGGTGACAAAGTTGACAGGCCAAAGCGCAGCAAATTCTTTGGACTTCCCCTGCGCTCCCGACTCGGGTGTCGCATCAAAGCAGCGAGCGAGGCGCCCGCCAACGCTCGGATCATTAAGCAGACCGGTTTGTCAGGTCGCGGGCGCCAAGCGAGAAGATTCCGTTTTCTTGTCGTGGCCAGCCATAAGGAGCCCGAGCGGACTTTGGCAAGATTAAGCCGATGCGGCCGCTAAAGCCGCCATCTGCCGTCGGAGACATTTGCCACTTGTCTTGCAGCTACCTATTGGAGCAGGATTTCCCCGGGATGCGCATCGGGCCCGAGCCCACCACCGATTCCTTCATCGCCGTGATGCACGGCGACACGGAGGGCGTGATCCCCGGCAACGCCCTGGTGGTGGACCCCAAGAAACCCTTCCGGAAGCTCAACGCCTTTGGGAACGCCTTCCTCAACAGGTTTGCTCCTCGGGCTGTGAGAAAGAATGGGCGGCGCGACGGCCGGCGCTGCATTCCTTTGCCGCCCGCGCTCTGAGCGGCAAAACACTCCGTCATCAGGTTTGTGTGCGCCCAGCTGACGAACCCGGTGTTGGAGAGCATCAGTGTGATCGACACGCCGGGGATCCTGTCAGGGGAGAAACAGAGAATCAGTCGAGGTATTGCCGGTGGAACGTTGACGCGAGCGGTGCCGCTCAACGGGACGCCGCTTTGCTTCTTTCAAAGACAAATGTGCTTTGATTGCCTGCCCATGCACCCACCATCTGCCTGATTGGAGCATTAACGTTAGGGAGCGAGCTAGCAAGTCAGCATCTTTCAGTCCGCGACGGCACCCACCGCCGAGCGGCATTCCCCGCACGGGACGGCGCCGTCGCTACGGCAACACGCACAAAAGAGGTCCGGACGGGCCCTTTTTGTCTGGCTGGCGCCGTACAATTTGTGTCCACGCTTGACGCGTCGCCCGTGCCTGCCTTGTCTTTTGTGTGTCCAGAGGAGGCGGCGTCAGGCTATAGCGGCCTGCGTCGATGCCCTTACGGAGGTATtaaccgcccgcccgcccgcccgcccgcgttAACCACCTTTAGGAATTTGCCGACCGGCTTCTTGCTCCTGGTTTTGGGAATCCGAGCACATGGCTTGCGAGACTAGAATAGCGTGAGGAAAGAAACAAGCATGTGCAGATACATTCCCGCCACCGAGACCGTGGAGCGTTTGGTTGTGGGCTTTGCGCAAGAAGCCGCACACTAACAGCATtcaagctagctagctagctagcttgtcCTTGGCTCGCTCGCGAGTTGGACTTTGCACGGTGTGTCAAAAGCACGTTTGTGGCAAAAGCACATTGCCTCGGCCGGCGGCTTCCACTCGGGACCTTTTTCCTCTTAGGCTACGACTTTGCGGCCGTCCTGGAGTGGTTTGCCGAGCGCGTGGACCGGATCATCCTGCTCTTCGACGCTCACAAACTGGACATTTCCGACGAGTTTTCCGAGGTGATAAAGGCGCTGAAGAACCACGAGGACAAGATCAGGTACTTGCAGCCGGCGGCGCCTTTGCGCCCGCCCGATGCTAGCTCCATTTTATTCCCGCCAGGGTGGTGCTGAACAAGGCCGACCAGATCGAGACTCAGCAGCTGATGCGAGTGTACGGCGCGCTCATGTGGTCACTGGGGAAAATCGTCAACACGCCGGAGGTAGAGGGccacccgtccgtccgtcgtCAACGGGAGCCTTCGGAGCTCGCCATGAGACAAAGGACTCGTTTGCGGCAGGTGATCCGCGTGTACATCGGCTCCTTTTGGTCGCACCCGCTGCTGATAGCCGACAACAGGAAGCTGTTTGAGGCCGAGGAGCAGGACTTGTTCAAGGACATCCAGTCGCTGCCGCGGAACGCCGCGCTCCGGAAGCTCAACGATCTTATCAAGCGGGCCAGGCTAGCAAAGGTCAACGTTTTCGCATTGTTCCTTTGTTTAGAAAAAatgatcatctttttttttggtggggtgACGCAGGTTCACGCCTACATCATCAGCTCCCTGAAGAAGGAGATGCCGGCGGTGTTTGGCAGGGAGAACAGGAAGAAGGAGCTTATCGCCAGCCTGGGCGACATCTACAAGCGCATCGAGCGGGAGCATCAGATATCGCCTGGAGATTTTCCAAATCTGAAGCGGATGCAGGTATTTGGACATCTGTcctagatggatggatggatggatggatctctCCGGAGAGTGCAGTCTTCTTCCCGCATTTCTGTGTGCCTCCCCGCTTCCAGGACCAGCTGCAAGCTCAGGACCTGACCAAGTTCCAGCCCCTCAAGTCCAAGCTGCTGGAGGCGGCGGACGACATGCTGGCCCACGACATCGCCGGGCTGATGGTGCTTGTGCGCCAGGAGGAGACGCGGCGGCCGGCGGCGGCCGTCAAGGGCGGCGCCTTCGACGGCACCCTCCACGGGCCCTTCAACCACGGCTACGGGGAGGGCGCCGGCGAGGGCATCGACGAGGCCGACTGGGTGGTGGCGCGCGACAAGCCGGCCTACGACGAGATTTTCTACACGCTGTCGCCCGTCGACGGCAAGGTGACGGGCGCCAACGCCAAGCGGGAGATGCTCAAGTCCAAGCTGCCCAACTCGGTGCTGGGCAAGATCTGGAAGCTGGCCGACATCGACAAGGACGGCATGCTGGACGACGACGAGTTTGCGCTGGCCAACCACCTCATCAAAGTCAAGCTGGAGGGACACGAGCTGCCCGCCGACCTGCCGGCGCATCTCCTGCCCCCTTCCAAGAGGAAAACCATTGCAGAGTGCTAAAGCGAAGCGAAGATAGTTGCTAAAGCGAAGCGAAGATAGCTGCTAAAGCGAAGCGAAACTAGCTGCTAAGCTAGCTGCTAAGCCCCGCTAGCATTCAAAACATCATTGAAATTGTCCCGTGTCTCATTTCATGGAAAGCTATGGAAGTTGTACATGGTGAAATAAAAGTGCGACCATCCTATTCATGTACTGTCCAGCGTGTCAATGAACACGTTACCTgtctaattttattttgattaaaaacacacaaaagatcATGTTGGGCCTTTTTCTGACTTTCTACTTACGGAATGATAAGAtgtttagggggggggggggggggggggggggctcttgCACGCACTTCCTGTCTCAGCTTGACCGTGACATGGTGGCACGCGGGAAAAGGGAGACGCCGACACCGAGTCGGACGAGGCCGTATCTTATCTGTTGCGCGAGGGAAAAAATTATAATACGCCGCACGGACAATAACAAATTGGCCCCTTGTCCCTGACGTCAAATGACAGCATGTCACAAACGTGATAAATGTGCGTGTTTGCGTGGACGAGGGAGGAAGCTGTACATCACGCTAAACGTGGCGCAGAAATAGAAAGCCTGCCTCAAAATGGCCTCCGCTTGACGCGTGCCTGCCAAATCTCACGCTGCTTGCTTCAACGGGGGGGTCAAAAGGTCACTGAAATAGACATGAGccaaactttttgttttttgccatgGCTTCTTTTTGGGTGGGTGGATGTCATCAAGATTTCAAGGGTGCCTTGTTTCAGGAAGCTATTCCATTGTTGGCATTCCTTCGCTGAAGCGGGGGTAGGCCGAGGGCGAATCGCCAGAAGGGAGCGGCGACACCGGCGTGTTAATTAACCGCAGCCGCAACGTCACGgagaaactgcaaaaaaacgTGTCAGTGATGAACGAACAAACCAACGAAGGGGGAGGCGCCTGCTATGGAAACTTGCAAGAGCATGAGCGAGAGGAAGATAACACAAAGAAGCTAACGtttgtccttttcttttttttatactgcaGTGAGACCACAACATTATTAGGAGCAAACGGGGGTGTATGATGCTCACTTTTTATTGCTACTCACTATTATTACGTTGCGCTTGaatggggggcgggggggggttgtCCGTTTTTATTGCCGCTCACTATTATGTTGCGCTTGAGTCTTTGCGCTATGAGGCTCTGCTGCCACCCAGCGGTCCCTCACAATGATGTATTTTGAAAGAGAGCAAATGCATCAGTATCTTCATACAATTatggatttattttgtctttgctaATGTAGTGACTGAATTTAGGCGAACAGTTTCTTAGTGTAGAGATCACACAagtcagaaaaagaaaatctttttttttttttacgcattGGTTCTCGAGACTTTTTTGCATACGTAtgactgaaaaaagaaatgcatatacacacacgcgcacacacacacacgtgactCCTTAAGTATCTAGTCTAGACTAACGCTTGTCATCCCTGAACTTTAAGATGGCCTCATTGCCCTGGCTGGCGACGGCAATAGGCGGCAGCTTCTCATGAGCTCACGTCGCACCTTGAAGAGGCAGCAGCCCGCCTCCGCTTTGCTTTGACAAAATGACCTTGACATCCTTTCACGCAAGAGGACATTAAAATTGGAGACGGAGCCAAAGAGGCGGGTGAGCCCGAGTCATTAGCCGTAGCTTCTGGGGTTGCTAGGAGACGAGAGGATGAAGGCCCAGACGAGGACGGGAGCGAGCGGGCGGTGGGAGAAGCCAGGCCACCATTTAGGAGCCGTGTCCAAACCACCAGCCCGAGTCAACAAAGGCAAGAGTGTGAAGGCTGACTGGATCGATCTCAGCGTTGCCCAAAAAGGAGTTTGGCCGCTAGGAGTGCAAAGGCGCGTGCGTCTCAGCACACCTTTTGGCACAGTAGCAAGAGCTGGTCTCGCAGCAACCTTACGTCCCTCTTAGCAATCGATGCAGTTTGAGGGCTCTGATCGACTCTCAGCGATCTCAAACCAGTTTTCAGGGGTGCGCTGTCGCTTTAAATGGGCGGGAGGGGGGAaggaggcgggcgggcgggcgggtggggtgggggcagaAGTTGAAAAAGGAGAGCATTTGCCGCGAGCGCTTTCTCAGTCTGTGAAGGCTGCAGACAAGTCAAAGAAAGTCCAGCCGTCCTATTCTGACTATGATTCATCTCCATTTGGCTGATGCGCCACTCGGAGGAGCACTGTTGACTTGTTAAGATGGCACAGAAGGAGGGGAGCGCGCCGGGGGTCAAGGCCGTCCCAACCCAGCCGGCGGTGGCAGGGAGCGGCGGCGTGGTGGTGGAGGTCCGCGAGAAGAAGGGACCCCTGAGGGCCGCCATACCCACAATGCCTTTCCCTCTGGCCGTCATCTGCCTCTTCCTCAACACCTTCGTACCTGGACTAGGTGAGTTAGTTGGAGCTACCCCATATGCTTACCCGATGTGCATGACATGCGCATCATTTCAAAACCCTCAAGTCGGTTCAGAGAGACAGCACGCACGCAAGCACGCAAGCCGCATCCATATTTGAAGACAAGTGCGTCCTAGTCAGTTAGttggaaaatgtaaataacGCTCTTTTGCTCAATTCGCAAGTATTTGAACACTTTTTCGGGTTTTGTCGAAAAACATCCTCCGTCATCCCAGAGAGCGACGGCTGCAActtcattgattgatttactCCATCTAATCTAGTAAATGAGCTTTTGAAAATTGGAGAGGCTTTTGCTATGTCACCGATGTGCGTTCCCGAGCATCTgcttgaaaatgtcacaaacaGACGAGTGGCTACAGCGATggcttgctctctctctctctccccatcCCCCCATGGCTGCCCTCCTTTTGGCCGCCGTGTCGACttgacatgtcatcttgactAAATTGTCCCCAGCACCTGTGCGGTTGCTGGAACGCCTTGACATTTCATTGAGCGGCAGCGAGCGCcagttgccatgacaaccccGTTTGAAAACCAACAATTGACTGGCGTACGCGCTTTTGTTGGAGCCACCCCGGAGGCCCAGTTCAAATCATCCCATTTGATTGCGTGTAAGGACATATGGAggcgagccgagccgagccgagccgagccgagccgaacGTCATCTCCTGTCCTATCTCAAATTCAATCTGGCAAGTTGCTGGTCAGGAGGCCGCAGCCATCTTGGCCGTTCCTCACCGAGGCTCGAGTCCTACTCTATTGTCCGTCGTCCCTGCACGACTGTCAGAAGGAAACAAGAAAAGCCGGCTCGCTCACTACTTTTCCAGCTTTCCTCTCCTGCTATCTTTTTCACACACTCGCTCATTAACCTCCCACACAAGCGCTTCTGAGACTTCTTTGTGTAATGATAGTCATTAGTCTGGCTAATATCTGGACAAGCGCACTGGCTCAGTGaagatcattttcttttttggattgctctctctctctctctctctctctctcgctgtaTAATTGCCGAAGTTCTAAACGGCGCTTGGCTCGCTCTCCCGTTCTCGCTGACGCTCTAAAGCGGCGTCGCTGTCACACTTTTGCTTTTGAAACCGAAGTGTAACAATTGATCGTACGAAAGAGCAACGAGGAGAACCTTTTGTGAGTTTGCGCAATGGCTAGCAGAGATAAATCAAGTGTGCATGGAGTGGCGCTACCCGCCCGCagttggggaaaaaagccaAGATTCCTAACAACGCCATTTGGGCTCAGTCTATGACGATGACGACGCGTGTGCCGCCCGCCGCAGGTACCTTGGTGTCGGCCTTTGCGGCGCTGTGCGGCGCTCGCAGCGAGCTGGCGGCCCAGCGCGGCGTCTGCTGCATCTTTTGGCTCAACGTGGCGGCGGCCCTCATCCAGATGGCCACGGCCGTCATCATGGTGGGCTGGATCATGAGCATCTTCTGGGGCATGGACATGGTCATCCTGGCAAGTCAGTCGCATGTCACTCCTCCACTGGCTTCACATGAGACAAGAGCTTTCAACATCCCCGTCCGTCTAAGATTGCGCTTTGCGGATGCAACAATTCAAAAGAAGGCAAAGACGTGCACGCTTTCTTGGCGCATGGTGATTCATTCAAAGCGGCTTTTTCCAACGCGCACGCCATGAATGAGCTTGCTTATCACTTGTTAGCATTGAGCTAATTGCAAAGGCAGGGAAGGCATACGCAACATGTCCTTCTCTTCTCTTGACGGCGGTAAATTTGAGCCGAGAGCACCGTTACACATGTCTTGTTCTATGTCTACCAAGCGGCGAGCTGATGCACACATTTGTTCTGCctccttctttccttccttgcttcccTCTCTAATGACTTCCCACGTTGCATGAGATCGATCCATTCTTCTTTTGCCCCATCCAtgcgtccatccatccatgcgtccatccgtccatccatccatgcatgcatgcatgcatccatccatgcatccatccatccatccatccatccgcccGCCTAATGAGTTCCATCCTCCCACACAGCCGCCTGCTGTCTCCCCCAGATTTGTGTCTTTCCCCCCTCGCCCACATTGCCGCTTTTTGTCTCAGCATAACGCGTTGCTGATGCTGAAGCActaactgtcttttttttttttttctttctttctttctttctttgtctccTTCCCACATCCTCTGCCTGAAGTTTCTGACGGTaggttctttttcttttccctcgaTGTCCGTTGGCTTCCAAAGGAGGCTTCCCAAATAAGTCACAGCTAGCGTAGCCCCGAATTGTCTTTGCAGCTTACGTGTATGCCAAAGCAACAGGTGATGGACGCTTCAACTCCATCCAGGCCACATTAGATCCTCGCGTCACTCAACATCTATTGCGACTAGTGTCTATTAGTAAAACACACATGTGATGATGGCACCACCTGATAACGTTGTTTCGTaccttgttgttttgttcccCCCGTCCACGTCCACGTCAAGCAGGCTACCGAGATCAGGGCGTTCCGCAGGACGTCTGAGAGGACTCGCTGGGCTCGGCACTTGTCCACGGTTTCTCCTTTAAACACAAGACAAAACACCTTGGTGAGCATGTGCCAGTTGGAGGTCAAGAAAGGACGGCGAAATGTTTGCAAGCTTGCAGCGAGCGGCATGTTAGCCGTCAGGCTGAGCGGGAATAACTcgcagtgtttatttttcaaaccGTCTAATCTACATCAACGTTTCCCAACCAACCTTCCCGTTATACTGCCGTCCGTCTGGTGGTGACCAAGTCGTGTACACCGAAAGAATCGGCGAGGAGATCCAAGTATTTGCTATCAATGTCCGTCATGGgtacgacaaaaaaaaaaaaaagaagctcatCTCAAGAATAAAGTAGCCTACAGAAAAAGTCTTTCTGTTTGGCCATTTGCGGGCCGTTTCCAAAGGCCCTTCAAAAAACAAGCTACGAATTTGTTCCATTGGCTACAAAATACTCGACAGATGGGAGACACCaacttgatttttcttttttttttttttagccgttGCGTGTGGGTAGCGCACAGCACGACACAAAGCTTGAGCAAGTTTtccaaatctaaaaaaaaaatcatccaatCTTTGAATCAAGCGTCCATTCCAATTGCctccgttgttgttgttttgctggttgaaaatgaatgtactaaagcaggggtctcaaagtccagtcctcggggggggggcagcattcctacatgtttcccaagtttccctcgttcaacacacctgattcaatgatcaggctcctgcagaacgtgaggatgaactgatcatttgaatcaggtgtgttgaacgagggaaacttggaaaacatgccccccccccgaggactggacttTGAGAACCCTGTACTAAAGTGTTCTTGcatgcagatttttttcttttttttaaactataaACAAAGTTATGATTGCAATGTAGCTGAATTGTGTGACACAACATCTTGCTATTAAAACAATTGATTGGAATGATTGCTTGTCTGTTCTGATTTGATTCAGGAAGCACACATTGGTTTTAGGCACAGGTGCTTCCTTCCACTCAACAGCAAAGtgtggcaggcaggcaggcaggcaggcaggcaggcaggcaggcaggcaggcaggcaggcaggcaggcaggcaggcaggcaggcagacaggcagacaggcagacaggcagacaggcagacaggcagacaggcagacaggcagacaggcagacaggcagacaggcagacaggcagggCTTTCACTTTCTGGGCCTGAACTTGCCATCTCTGACATCGAAATGGAATAAAGATGCCTGTGTTTAAGGGAGTCcacttaatgtgtttttttcccctcttctaTTTCCCTAGCCAGTAATAGACATACAGGTCACTAACTGGGCCTGCCGGTGAGGATGAAGAATCAAAACGAAAAGGGATCCTACTCGTTTGTGCCGACTGCACTTTGGTTGCAGAGCAGGCAGGAAGCAACACGGTGGTCCCGCTGTCCACGACCGGCCTTGGAAGTTGCCGCCGACTGACCAAATAAGGAGCTTCTTCTGCAAGCACCAAAGTAAACACAGGAGAGCCGAGCCCTGAGAAGGCTGTCAAAACATTTGCGACGACTCAAAATGCTTTCCCACCATCTTGATCTCCTTGGGAAAAAAGAGGGACGCTCACAAATAGATCGACACCACCTCGCAAGCCGCCGTGGCCCTTTTTTGAAAGgcacaagaaacaaaaagccTCACGGCACACACGTttccattttaatcaattgGAATCCACATAGTACATGGGCGCAAATCAAGCAGGACACAAAACGGagatttttgtacatttgctGTGACGTGCTAAAAGATCATCCTGAGCTTCTTTAAAAGGGACCTCCAAAAGCAAACTAAAATGCcatcaacagcagcagcaacagcaaggACATAAGCCAGGTGAATGTAAATGATTCCAGTATTCAATCACttgaaagcctttttttggggggttgcAAGCTGGTCTCAATCTGAAGCGGAAACACGGAGGGCCGAGAAGACGACACCTCCGGTCCTGGTCCACACCGACCGACTGACCTCAAAGACCCCCACCTCCAAACCCTGATCATCTCGTCAAAGTCcaacaaaacaggaaaaaaaaaaaaaagaaaagaattcaAAACGCCAAGTGTGTTACATTCACTTTGGGCGCTTTTTTTGTCCGCACTTGGGCCTCGGACCGGACGCGTGCTCAAATCTCACAGCCTGGACCCGGGCGTCAAGGCGGTGGCGGCCTGCGGCCCTCCCAGTAGCGCCGGTAGGTCTCCTGGAACATATCATTGCATCGTAGCTTGGCGTTGAGCCGCGAGCAGATGAGGAAGGAGCCGCCCATCTTGCGGTGCAGCGAGTACGTC
The Syngnathus acus chromosome 24, fSynAcu1.2, whole genome shotgun sequence genome window above contains:
- the ehd3 gene encoding EH domain-containing protein 3; protein product: MFSWLGGDDRRKKEPEVFQTVSDGLKKLYKTKLLPLEESYKFHEFHSPALEDADFDNKPMVLLVGQYSTGKTSFIRYLLEQDFPGMRIGPEPTTDSFIAVMHGDTEGVIPGNALVVDPKKPFRKLNAFGNAFLNRFVCAQLTNPVLESISVIDTPGILSGEKQRISRGYDFAAVLEWFAERVDRIILLFDAHKLDISDEFSEVIKALKNHEDKIRVVLNKADQIETQQLMRVYGALMWSLGKIVNTPEVIRVYIGSFWSHPLLIADNRKLFEAEEQDLFKDIQSLPRNAALRKLNDLIKRARLAKVHAYIISSLKKEMPAVFGRENRKKELIASLGDIYKRIEREHQISPGDFPNLKRMQDQLQAQDLTKFQPLKSKLLEAADDMLAHDIAGLMVLVRQEETRRPAAAVKGGAFDGTLHGPFNHGYGEGAGEGIDEADWVVARDKPAYDEIFYTLSPVDGKVTGANAKREMLKSKLPNSVLGKIWKLADIDKDGMLDDDEFALANHLIKVKLEGHELPADLPAHLLPPSKRKTIAEC
- the stum gene encoding protein stum homolog isoform X1, whose protein sequence is MAQKEGSAPGVKAVPTQPAVAGSGGVVVEVREKKGPLRAAIPTMPFPLAVICLFLNTFVPGLGTLVSAFAALCGARSELAAQRGVCCIFWLNVAAALIQMATAVIMVGWIMSIFWGMDMVILAISDGYRDQGVPQDV
- the stum gene encoding protein stum homolog isoform X2 codes for the protein MAQKEGSAPGVKAVPTQPAVAGSGGVVVEVREKKGPLRAAIPTMPFPLAVICLFLNTFVPGLGTLVSAFAALCGARSELAAQRGVCCIFWLNVAAALIQMATAVIMVGWIMSIFWGMDMVILASYRDQGVPQDV